CCGGTCGCCGGTGTGTCCAAAAAGATTTGAAGATGAGTAGCGAGTGCGTCGCCGGTTTCCAGCACCGCCCCGGTCAACCCGGAGCGCTGGGCAATCTGCGCCTGAAAACTGCTGACCCGCTCGATCCGCGAACTGGTGCCGTCATAAGGCTCAGTCACCAGCAACACATCGCGATAGCCGCGCTGTTCCAGGTGCTTCAGCGCCATCTCAACAGCTTGCGGATTGTTCAGCCCAACCATGTCGCTGTCGAGGCCATCGACCTTGCGGTCCACCAGCACCAAGGGCATTTCCCGGTGCAACTCGTGGAGTTCGTCACGGTGATGGCCAAGGGTGTTCACGATCAGCCCTTCGATGTTGTACGAGCGCAACAACGCCAGGTGTTGGCGTTCCTGCTCGTCATCGCGGTCGGTGTTGCACACCACCAGGCTGTAGCCGTGCGCACGGCAGGCGGTTTCCACCCCGTGCATCACGGCAATCGAATAAGGGTTGCGGATATCGGCCACCAGCATGCCGATCAGGCGCGTGCGCCCGCGTTTCAGACCACGGGCCATCTGGTTCGGGCGGTAACCCAGCTCACTGATCGCCTGCTCGATACGCAAGGCGATGGCATCGGAGAGCAGGGCGCGGTCGTCGCCGATGAAGCGCGAGACGCTGGCCTTGGATACGCCGGCGC
The Pseudomonas fluorescens genome window above contains:
- a CDS encoding LacI family DNA-binding transcriptional regulator; this translates as MNDFSAAQRSRVTMLDVAERAGVSKASVSRFIGDDRALLSDAIALRIEQAISELGYRPNQMARGLKRGRTRLIGMLVADIRNPYSIAVMHGVETACRAHGYSLVVCNTDRDDEQERQHLALLRSYNIEGLIVNTLGHHRDELHELHREMPLVLVDRKVDGLDSDMVGLNNPQAVEMALKHLEQRGYRDVLLVTEPYDGTSSRIERVSSFQAQIAQRSGLTGAVLETGDALATHLQIFLDTPATGPKALFCANGVAALTCTLALREIGCRLFEDVGLIALDDLDWYPLVGSGITALAQPTAEIGARAFECLLKRLRGDVEVARRVDFAPVLIERGSTRGSLR